In Labrus bergylta chromosome 1, fLabBer1.1, whole genome shotgun sequence, one genomic interval encodes:
- the LOC109998811 gene encoding nematocyst expressed protein 3-like, whose product MFCRRALQRVGPLARRAFEPTSRTVPVRHMAFGIPGGSTNMAYFVLCGGGLTAAVVYAYKTVNGDSERYEDRLANMGSAAKAPEEAAPAPVAAAVPEVTASAAEPAPVEEAPPSAEVVAESEPAPAEPVAETAAEPVVEAVVEEAPAVAAEVVVAEAEAEPAVAEGVVAVSEEAAAPEAAPAAEEVAATEETPAEAPAAESTGTAPVDEAPPAEAETGTPALEAEAAPAAEVAA is encoded by the exons TTCCAGTGCGACACATGGCCTTTGGGATCCCTGGTGGCTCCACCAACATGGCATACTTTGTTCTGTGTGGAGGAGGCCTCACTGCTGCAGTCGTTTAT GCCTACAAGACGGTCAATGGTGATAGTGAGCGTTATGAGGACAGACTGGCCAACATGGGCTCTGCAGCAAAGG CTCCAGAAGAAGCTGCTCCTGCACCAGTAGCCGCAGCAGTACCAGAAGTGACGGCTTCAGCAGCTGAACCCGCCCCAGTGGAGGAGGCACCACCATCCGCTGAAGTTGTTGCAGAGTCAGAACCCGCCCCTGCAGAACCCGTGGCAGAGACGGCTGCTGAACCTGTCGTTGAGGCCGTGGTGGAAGAAGCACCCGCCGTGGCCGCAGAGGTGGTGGTCGCTGAGGCTGAAGCTGAGCCAGCAGTCGCAGAGGGAGTGGTTGCAGTCTCAGAAGAAGCTGCAGCCCCTGAAGCTGCTCCTGCCGCTGAGGAAGTTGCTGCTACAGAGGAGACGCCAGCAGAGGCCCCTGCAGCTGAGAGCACTGGTACGGCACCAGTAGATGAAGCCCCTCCTGCTGAGGCAGAGACTGGCACTCCAGCCCTTGAGGCTGAGGCTGCCCCTGCTGCAGAGGTGGCTGCATAA